In the Salvelinus namaycush isolate Seneca chromosome 35, SaNama_1.0, whole genome shotgun sequence genome, one interval contains:
- the LOC120029915 gene encoding inward rectifier potassium channel 2-like: MGSVRANRYSIVSTEENGMKLATVAVPNGYGNGKGKVHTRHQPQSRFVKKDGHCNVQFINVSEKGQRYLADIFTTCVDIRWRWMFVIFCLAFLLSWLFFGCVFWLVAIFHGDLENNSQKCVSNVSSFTAAFLFSIETQTTIGYGYRYVTDECPVAVFTVVFQSIVGCIIDAFIIGAVMAKMAKPKKRNETLVFSHNATVAMRDNKLCLMWRVGNLRKSHLVEAHVRAHLLKSRTTAEGEFIPLDQMDIDVGFDSGVDRIFLVTPITIVHEIDEDSPFYNMSKQELETSEFEIVVILEGMVEATAMTTQCRSSYLASEILWGHRFEPVLFEEKSYYKVDYSRFHKTYEVPSTPLCSARDLAEKKYILSSSNSFCYENEVALTNKEEMDEGNGGSVGPDVTQTDNMSDSEHQQATVPLESRPLRRESEI; the protein is encoded by the coding sequence ATGGGAAGTGTGCGAGCCAACCGCTACAGCATAGTGTCAACCGAGGAGAACGGTATGAAGTTGGCCACCGTGGCAGTGCCCAACGGGTATGGGAATGGCAAGGGCAAGGTGCACACGCGGCACCAGCCCCAGAGCCGCTTCGTCAAGAAGGACGGTCACTGCAATGTGCAGTTCATCAATGTGTCCGAGAAAGGCCAACGTTACCTCGCCGACATCTTCACTACATGCGTAGACATCCGCTGGCGGTGGATGTTTGTCATCTTCTGCCTTGCCTTCCTCCTGTCGTGGCTGTTCTTCGGCTGCGTCTTCTGGCTGGTCGCCATCTTCCACGGGGACTTGGAGAACAACTCCCAGAAGTGCGTCTCCAACGTGAGCAGTTTCACTGCAGCCTTCCTGTTTTCCATCGAGACCCAGACCACCATCGGCTACGGCTACCGCTACGTCACCGACGAGTGTCCCGTGGCGGTCTTCACGGTGGTCTTCCAGAGCATTGTGGGCTGTATCATCGACGCCTTCATCATCGGCGCCGTCATGGCCAAGATGGCCAAGCCCAAGAAGAGGAACGAGACGCTGGTGTTCAGCCACAACGCTACAGTGGCCATGAGGGACAACAAGCTGTGTCTGATGTGGCGCGTGGGCAACCTGAGAAAAAGCCACCTGGTAGAGGCCCACGTGCGTGCCCACCTCCTCAAGTCACGCACCACGGCAGAGGGGGAGTTCATCCCTCTGGACCAGATGGACATTGATGTGGGCTTCGACAGCGGAGTCGACCGTATCTTCCTGGTGACGCCCATCACCATCGTCCACGAGATCGACGAGGACAGCCCATTCTATAACATGAGCAAGCAAGAGCTGGAGACGTCCGAGTTCGAGATCGTGGTGATCCTGGAAGGGATGGTGGAGGCCACGGCCATGACCACCCAGTGCCGCAGCTCCTACCTGGCCAGCGAGATCCTGTGGGGCCACCGCTTCGAGCCGGTGCTCTTCGAGGAGAAGAGCTACTACAAGGTGGACTACTCTCGTTTTCATAAGACTTATGAGGTTCCCAGCACCCCGCTGTGCAGCGCCAGAGACCTGGCCGAGAAAAAATACATCCTGTCCAGCTCCAACTCCTTCTGTTACGAGAACGAGGTGGCGCTGACTAACAAAGAGGAGATGGACGAGGGGAACGGGGGTAGCGTGGGCCCAGATGTAACCCAGACAGACAATATGTCAGACTCAGAGCATCAGCAGGCCACTGTGCCACTAGAGTCCAGGCCCCTGAGACGAGAATCTGAAATTTGA